CTCGCGCCCTGGGCTGTTCGGCCGCCGCTGCCCCGGGCGCCCGGCATGTCGGTGCACTACACCCTGAATCTGCGCGTCTTCTGGCCCCTGGTGACTGGCCTGTGCACCGCCCTCGTGTGCCTCTACCATGTCCTGCGGGGAAGCGGGGACGCCCGGACCGAGCCCCCCGAAGGCGCGGACGGCGGCTTCCCGCTGCTCAAGGTGGCCGTCCTGCTGCTCCTCGGCTACATCCTCCTGCGCTGTCGCCACGCTGTCCGGCAGCGCTTCCTGCCGGGGTCTCCCCGCCTGGGGGGCCACTCCGCCTTATCTCCTAGACACTTAGGAGAGCCCAGCCTCGACATCTTGCTGGAGAGTTATTACGAGCACGAGGTGCGCCTGTCGCCGCACGTGCTGGGCCACAGCAAAGCACACGTGAGCCGGATCGTGGGCGAGCTGGTGCGGGCTGGCCGCGCCCGAGGGTCCCCAGGCCCCATCCCCGGGGGAGCGCTGGCCTTGGCCTTTCGCGGAGATTTCATCCAGGTAGGCAGTGCCTACGAGCAGCATAAAATCCGCCGGCCCGACGGCTTCGACGTGTTGGTGCCGCTGCGCCTCCCTCCCCTGGTGGCGCTGGAGCCGCGGAGCCTGGGCGCGGAGCCCGCGCTGGCCCCAGCCTTCCACGGCTGCTTCGTGTGCGCACTGAAGGCGCCGCCAGGGGCTTCCGGGGGCCACTGGCTCCGGGACTGCAAAGCCTTCGCCGACGGCTTCTGCGTGGATGTGCGCGGGCGGCGCCATCTCTCGGCTACGCTGGTACTGCGCTGGTTTCAGTCGCACCTGCAGCGCTCCCTGGCCACCGTGCGCTACAGCCTGGAGGGGCGTTGTCGGGTCAGCCTGACCCCAGGCGGCCTGGAGCAGCCCCCTACCCTACACGTCCTCCCCTGCCGCACCGATTACGGCTGCTGCCGCCTTTCCATGGCCGTGCGTCTCATCCCTGCCGTCCACTTGGGCGACAGCGTCTTCCTGGTGGCCCCACCACTGCCACCCTCACCCGTCGGGCCCCTGTCGGAGCTCCCGGGAGGCCTGCGCGCCGATGCACTGTGGGGTGTGAACACGGCGCGCCAGGAGCAGAAGCTGCTGAGCTGGCTGCAGGAAAGGGCCCCTCCAGGTGCCTGCTACCTCAAGTGCCTGCAGTTGCTTAAAGCTCTGCGAGACCTGGGCGCCCGCGGGCTGGACCCGACGGCCGCCACCCAGTGGGGACGCATCCTATCCTCATACGTGCTCAAGACAGTGCTGCTGGCAGCGCTGCTACGCCAGGGGGCTCCCGCACAAGGCTGGGACGAGGCGCACCTGGGCGAGCGCTTGGAAGAGCTAGTACAGTTCCTCAGGGATTGCCTGCTGCGACGCCGTACACTCTTCCACTGCCTCCTGGGCCCTGGAGGGGCGGCCGCCGAGGTGGGCCCACTGCCCAAGGTACTGCGTGAAGCCACCCCGGTTGACCTCCTGGCCACTTTCGACAGGCAGGCCCGGGAACTCGCAGCGGCACGGTTGCTGTCCACGTGGCGAAGGCTGCCCCAGCTTCTCCGGGCCTATGGGGGTCCCCGCTACCTTGCCAGGTGTCCCCCACCCCGGAATCAGCGCCCCCAGGGGTTCCCTGAAGATGAACCGTAAACCCTGCCAGAGCCCCAGCCTGGCCTGGTGCTCCTGAAGCCCCACCCaccaggtgggggtggggatggcagtGAAGCCAGTTTAAGGCAAGGAAGATGACCTGCAGAAGGTGTTGGAACATTCAGAGGATGACATTTGGTGGCTTCGGCATCACCCCCTGGCTCCACAATCCAGATAGCTGTGGCATCTTTTTCACGCCCACCAGAGTGTCCTGGGCAAGCTACGGAAAGACGTTCAACGTTAGCAGCTAAGAGTTGGTCCAAATGTTGGTTTGTGTGGAATGATTCTGTAGAAGGATCCAGCTTTTAGGGAGGATCAGGAAAGGAAGGGATTGTGGGTTGTTTAGACAGATCTCTCTGGCCCCCAAATTTAAAGAAGCTAATGTTTTTTGACACAACTACTTGGTAGGTCCTGGGTTCctgattgtctttttaaaaatctgaatcttGATCTACAACTGGAATTGTAGTTCTATTCTAGAGGCTtatgttctgaagaacatagTTTCCACTGTTCAAATTGGTATTAATGTATTTGTTAAAGGCCCATCACAGGTGTTTGACAGGATTATGAAGAATTAAGTCACAGGTGTTGAAAGGCAGTCGGGAGTTGGTTAGTGAAACTTCC
This portion of the Pseudorca crassidens isolate mPseCra1 chromosome 15, mPseCra1.hap1, whole genome shotgun sequence genome encodes:
- the ITPRIPL2 gene encoding inositol 1,4,5-trisphosphate receptor-interacting protein-like 2 translates to MSVHYTLNLRVFWPLVTGLCTALVCLYHVLRGSGDARTEPPEGADGGFPLLKVAVLLLLGYILLRCRHAVRQRFLPGSPRLGGHSALSPRHLGEPSLDILLESYYEHEVRLSPHVLGHSKAHVSRIVGELVRAGRARGSPGPIPGGALALAFRGDFIQVGSAYEQHKIRRPDGFDVLVPLRLPPLVALEPRSLGAEPALAPAFHGCFVCALKAPPGASGGHWLRDCKAFADGFCVDVRGRRHLSATLVLRWFQSHLQRSLATVRYSLEGRCRVSLTPGGLEQPPTLHVLPCRTDYGCCRLSMAVRLIPAVHLGDSVFLVAPPLPPSPVGPLSELPGGLRADALWGVNTARQEQKLLSWLQERAPPGACYLKCLQLLKALRDLGARGLDPTAATQWGRILSSYVLKTVLLAALLRQGAPAQGWDEAHLGERLEELVQFLRDCLLRRRTLFHCLLGPGGAAAEVGPLPKVLREATPVDLLATFDRQARELAAARLLSTWRRLPQLLRAYGGPRYLARCPPPRNQRPQGFPEDEP